A genomic segment from Bacteroidota bacterium encodes:
- a CDS encoding DUF1080 domain-containing protein, giving the protein MSCSSQTDEVQLFNGTSLDGWEGSDTAFRVEQAAIVGGSLEEALPETRYLCSLEEFDNYNLTLSAKFETEDLGVNGGISFRAQRVPDYYEVMGYQADVGFLPSNVVPTFSDAMPADTTGLYPIWGSLVDENRVDTSRYPNPDIFPVIILNVADQAQVEGLIEPRDWNEVSVTANGPAIEIQINGVTTTEFMEDTDVDTSGKICLQAHAGGPYEVWYKDIVLTPLGE; this is encoded by the coding sequence ATGTCTTGTAGTAGTCAGACCGACGAGGTACAATTATTTAACGGGACCTCTCTGGACGGTTGGGAAGGCTCGGACACCGCCTTCCGGGTTGAGCAAGCAGCGATTGTGGGCGGGTCTTTGGAAGAAGCGTTGCCAGAAACCAGATACCTGTGTTCGTTGGAGGAATTTGACAATTACAATCTGACCCTGTCTGCTAAATTTGAGACTGAAGACCTTGGCGTGAATGGCGGGATAAGCTTCAGAGCGCAACGCGTACCCGACTACTATGAAGTGATGGGCTATCAGGCCGACGTAGGTTTTTTACCAAGTAACGTAGTGCCTACCTTTTCTGATGCCATGCCTGCAGATACAACCGGCCTCTACCCTATTTGGGGCAGCCTGGTTGACGAAAATCGAGTTGATACATCCCGGTATCCAAACCCTGACATCTTTCCTGTTATCATCCTCAATGTGGCAGATCAAGCGCAGGTTGAAGGACTCATTGAGCCCAGGGATTGGAATGAGGTCAGTGTCACTGCCAACGGTCCGGCGATTGAAATACAAATCAATGGCGTGACAACAACCGAATTTATGGAGGATACGGATGTTGACACCAGCGGTAAAATATGCTTACAGGCACACGCCGGCGGCCCTTATGAAGTCTGGTACAAAGACATTGTCCTAACGCCATTAGGGGAATAA